In one Campylobacter insulaenigrae NCTC 12927 genomic region, the following are encoded:
- a CDS encoding shikimate dehydrogenase has translation MKFFSVIGNPIMHSISPRMHNNAILFFNEEAIYTRFHLQNPLDLKRVVGFFDGVNITVPFKEYAFEIADIKDEYVCKIKSCNVLINKNNKIYAHNTDYLGFLKSIEEFKDIKSALILGAGGTSKSIAHALKSKNIEVKIANRSQDRFVNFLDFNCCLYEDLIAHEIFDIIINTTSAGLNDEQMACDKKILISLFKNSKYAYDVIYGKTTAFLQLASNCGLKIKDGKNMLLWQGVYAFDLFFENHNTEEICKAMEEALQI, from the coding sequence ATGAAATTTTTTTCAGTTATTGGTAATCCAATTATGCATTCTATTTCTCCTAGAATGCATAATAATGCCATTTTGTTTTTTAATGAAGAAGCTATATATACAAGATTTCATTTACAAAATCCTTTAGATCTAAAAAGAGTTGTTGGCTTTTTTGATGGTGTAAATATCACCGTTCCTTTTAAAGAATATGCTTTTGAAATAGCTGATATTAAAGACGAATATGTTTGTAAAATAAAATCTTGCAATGTTTTGATTAATAAAAATAATAAAATTTACGCACACAATACAGATTATTTGGGTTTCTTAAAATCAATTGAAGAATTTAAAGATATAAAATCAGCATTAATATTGGGTGCGGGTGGAACATCAAAATCAATTGCTCATGCTTTAAAATCAAAAAATATTGAAGTAAAAATAGCTAATAGGTCGCAAGATAGATTTGTGAATTTCTTGGATTTTAATTGTTGTTTGTATGAGGATTTAATAGCTCATGAAATTTTTGATATTATAATTAATACTACTAGTGCTGGATTAAATGATGAGCAAATGGCTTGTGATAAAAAAATTCTTATTAGTCTTTTTAAAAATTCAAAATATGCCTATGATGTGATTTATGGAAAAACTACAGCTTTTTTGCAACTTGCGAGTAATTGTGGCTTGAAAATCAAAGATGGTAAAAATATGCTTTTGTGGCAAGGCGTGTATGCGTTTGACTTATTTTTTGAAAATCACAATACCGAAGAAATTTGCAAAGCTATGGAAGAGGCTTTGCAAATTTAA
- the nhaD gene encoding sodium:proton antiporter NhaD, whose amino-acid sequence MKKIFFLLCCSFTLLFAGSSELNLAFTSLGIGILIIFILGYYLIAMEEKYHINKTKPALFVGTFSFIIIGVYLVVNNLDTQILEESVNHLILEIAQIVFFLIAAMTFIEALIERSVFETLKYKLVSRGYTYRKLFWLTGALAFFISPIADNLTTALILSTVLLTIDKNKKDFLIPGAINIVVAANAGGAWSPFGDITTLMVWTAKKADFLEFFALFPASFIGWIVTAYLLSLYVPNVKPNFAKEHLEEIKIKEGGKVFIILGLFTIALAVFVHSICDLPAMWGMIFGLSLLSLYIYFFNKERGKKDLNVFYYMTRIEMDTLLFFFGILSAVGALHFVGWLAYASNLYTILGPTSVNIGVGILSAIVDNVPVMSAVLKANPSMDHTQWLLITLTAGIGGSLISFGSAAGVGVMGKMKGIYTFNAHLKYAWTILMGYIVSIVVWYIQFQMLNL is encoded by the coding sequence ATGAAAAAAATTTTCTTTTTACTTTGTTGTAGTTTTACTTTATTATTTGCTGGTTCTAGCGAATTAAATTTAGCATTTACTAGTTTGGGTATTGGTATTTTGATTATTTTTATTCTAGGCTATTATTTAATCGCAATGGAAGAAAAATATCATATTAATAAAACTAAACCAGCATTGTTTGTGGGAACTTTTTCTTTTATAATTATTGGTGTTTACTTGGTTGTTAATAACCTTGATACGCAAATTTTAGAAGAAAGCGTTAATCATTTAATTTTAGAGATTGCTCAGATTGTATTTTTTCTAATTGCAGCAATGACTTTTATAGAAGCTTTAATAGAAAGATCAGTGTTTGAAACTCTAAAATATAAGCTTGTTAGTAGAGGGTATACTTATAGAAAATTATTTTGGCTTACAGGAGCTTTGGCATTCTTCATTTCCCCAATAGCTGATAATCTAACTACAGCTTTGATTTTATCTACAGTGCTTTTGACGATTGATAAAAATAAAAAAGATTTTCTAATACCAGGTGCTATCAATATAGTAGTAGCTGCAAATGCTGGTGGCGCATGGTCTCCATTTGGAGATATTACTACTTTAATGGTATGGACTGCTAAAAAGGCAGATTTTTTAGAATTTTTTGCACTTTTTCCAGCATCTTTTATTGGGTGGATAGTTACTGCTTATTTATTGTCACTTTATGTGCCAAATGTTAAACCAAATTTTGCTAAAGAACATCTAGAGGAAATTAAAATAAAAGAAGGTGGTAAAGTTTTTATAATTTTAGGACTTTTTACCATTGCTTTGGCTGTATTTGTCCATAGTATTTGTGATTTACCGGCTATGTGGGGTATGATTTTCGGTCTTTCTTTATTGAGTTTATATATATATTTTTTCAACAAAGAAAGAGGTAAAAAAGATTTGAATGTGTTTTATTATATGACTCGTATTGAAATGGATACACTATTATTTTTCTTTGGTATTCTATCAGCAGTTGGTGCTTTACATTTTGTTGGTTGGTTAGCTTATGCCTCAAATTTATATACAATCTTAGGACCAACAAGTGTAAATATAGGAGTGGGAATTTTATCTGCTATAGTAGATAATGTCCCTGTGATGAGTGCGGTTTTAAAGGCAAATCCAAGTATGGACCATACGCAATGGCTATTGATTACATTAACTGCAGGTATTGGTGGATCGCTGATTAGTTTTGGATCAGCTGCTGGGGTAGGCGTAATGGGAAAGATGAAAGGGATTTATACTTTCAATGCTCATTTAAAATATGCATGGACTATATTAATGGGATATATTGTATCTATTGTTGTTTGGTATATACAATTTCAAATGTTAAATTTATAA
- a CDS encoding ArsS family sensor histidine kinase — translation MKIAINLKITILFAAAFLFVCVLFALLGKIQIDSHIADERINQKEIIAKIAYNLERDKEFDLHNYLLSKSYCLITNERIFKQIIAKGEKAFKIQFSIGSLSSIIYHDQFYLYVEYNQQKQLYYFDTAVKFEYLFLFSFVFILVLIMFLYFSVLRSLKPLKILKNKIKSINSGKIEPLSEYSQINDEISEISFEFDHAMTKIQELVKSRQFFLRMIMHELKTPIGKGRIVCEMIDNQKQKDRLVDIFERLELLIDEFGKIEKVLSKNCHLNLQTYHISLILEQAQDYLMREDFYQKVKITYKEDTMIVADLELFSLLIKNLIDNAIKYSDDKSCEVICSSDYIMVRNKGNKLKKTFEYYLKPFVREGDTQTEGMGLGLYIINNICNIHGYNLSYSYEDGYHSFKIHFLRFDN, via the coding sequence ATGAAAATAGCAATAAATTTAAAAATAACTATCCTTTTTGCAGCAGCTTTTTTATTTGTTTGTGTTTTATTTGCCTTGTTGGGAAAAATTCAAATTGATTCTCATATTGCAGATGAAAGAATAAATCAAAAAGAAATAATTGCGAAGATTGCTTATAATTTAGAAAGAGATAAGGAATTTGATTTACACAATTATCTCCTTTCTAAATCTTATTGTTTAATTACAAATGAACGTATTTTTAAGCAAATAATAGCTAAAGGCGAAAAAGCTTTTAAAATACAGTTTTCTATAGGATCATTATCTTCTATTATTTATCATGATCAGTTTTATTTATATGTTGAATATAATCAGCAAAAACAATTATATTATTTTGATACAGCAGTTAAATTTGAATATTTATTTTTGTTTAGTTTTGTATTTATTCTTGTTTTAATTATGTTTTTATATTTTTCGGTTTTAAGATCTTTGAAGCCTTTAAAAATTTTAAAAAATAAAATCAAAAGTATTAATTCGGGAAAGATAGAGCCTTTGTCGGAGTATTCTCAAATAAATGATGAGATATCTGAAATTTCTTTTGAATTTGATCATGCAATGACTAAAATTCAAGAATTAGTAAAATCAAGACAATTCTTTTTGAGAATGATTATGCATGAGTTAAAAACTCCTATTGGCAAGGGTAGAATTGTTTGCGAAATGATTGACAATCAAAAACAAAAAGATCGTTTAGTTGATATCTTTGAAAGGCTTGAACTTTTGATTGATGAATTTGGTAAAATAGAAAAAGTTTTATCTAAAAATTGTCATTTGAATTTGCAAACTTATCATATTAGTTTAATTTTAGAACAAGCACAAGATTATCTTATGCGAGAAGATTTTTATCAAAAAGTTAAGATCACATATAAAGAAGATACTATGATAGTAGCTGATTTGGAATTATTTTCTTTATTAATTAAAAACCTTATCGATAACGCTATTAAATATTCTGATGACAAAAGTTGTGAAGTGATTTGTTCTAGTGATTACATTATGGTTCGCAATAAAGGCAATAAACTTAAAAAAACTTTTGAATATTATTTAAAACCTTTTGTGAGAGAGGGGGATACTCAAACAGAAGGAATGGGATTGGGGCTTTATATTATTAATAATATTTGTAATATTCACGGATATAATTTAAGTTACTCTTATGAAGATGGTTATCATTCTTTTAAAATTCATTTTTTAAGGTTTGATAATTGA
- the uvrC gene encoding excinuclease ABC subunit UvrC, translating to MLKNEIKTIPSLPGIYQYFDQNGKLLYVGKAKNLKNRVRSYFNFTPIFSPNSKNSLRIQKMISETHHVEFITTNTEADALILENSFIKQLHPKYNILLRDDKTYPYIYIDLNDDFPRFEITRKIIKKSKIKYFGPFFKGVKELLNALYLIFPLRQKKSCKEICLFHQIKRCKAPCENKITKEEYNQIIQNATQALLNSSFLIKTLEKKMFDHAQSENYEEAAIIRDQIKTIQDLSVKIHIDIAKLENFDVFVFFVKNNILSLVRFVINNGKMISSNQKIITLKEQNDLDLNEIYKQYILENFTEDTPINSTQIYIHQEFEDLKLLESTLSQRFSKKFYIKVPKLGEKKKICDLALENARINIEKYIQNEDYIVLNDIKKYFNLQNYPNSIEIFDNSHYQGDASVGAMVVYKNNGFEKKSYRHYHLSHKNDYDQMFQTLSKRALSFDKTPPPDLWLIDGGDALLKLANTIVKSSGANIDILAISKEKINSKAHRAKGNAKDKIYSDNGIFTFSSNDKKLQFLQKLRDEAHRFAINFHQKTKRKQNLYSSKLLQLGISQANIQKLLNYYGDFNKISQAHYEEIKSICNAKVAKLIKENYDI from the coding sequence ATGCTAAAAAATGAAATAAAAACTATTCCTAGTTTACCGGGAATATACCAATATTTTGATCAAAATGGTAAATTATTATATGTAGGCAAAGCAAAAAATCTTAAAAATCGCGTAAGAAGCTATTTTAATTTTACACCAATATTCTCACCAAATTCAAAAAATAGTCTAAGAATTCAAAAAATGATCAGTGAAACTCACCATGTTGAATTTATCACAACAAATACAGAAGCAGATGCTCTAATTTTAGAAAATTCATTTATAAAACAACTTCATCCTAAATATAATATATTATTACGAGATGATAAAACTTACCCTTATATTTATATAGACTTAAATGATGATTTTCCAAGATTTGAAATTACTAGAAAGATTATAAAAAAATCTAAAATAAAATATTTTGGCCCTTTTTTTAAAGGTGTTAAAGAACTTTTAAATGCACTGTATTTAATTTTCCCTTTAAGACAAAAAAAATCATGTAAAGAAATTTGTTTATTTCATCAAATCAAAAGATGCAAAGCGCCATGTGAAAATAAAATAACAAAAGAAGAATACAATCAAATAATACAAAACGCTACTCAAGCTCTCTTAAATTCTTCATTTTTAATAAAAACCTTAGAAAAAAAAATGTTTGATCATGCACAAAGTGAAAATTATGAAGAAGCAGCCATTATACGAGATCAAATCAAAACTATACAAGATTTAAGTGTTAAAATTCATATAGATATTGCAAAATTAGAAAATTTTGATGTATTTGTGTTTTTTGTAAAAAATAATATACTTTCCTTAGTGCGTTTTGTTATAAACAATGGTAAAATGATCAGCTCAAATCAAAAAATTATCACGTTAAAAGAACAAAATGATTTAGATCTAAACGAAATTTATAAACAATATATTTTGGAAAATTTCACAGAAGATACTCCTATTAATTCCACTCAAATTTATATACATCAAGAATTTGAAGATCTAAAATTACTAGAATCAACACTTTCTCAAAGATTTTCTAAAAAATTTTATATTAAAGTTCCAAAGCTAGGAGAGAAAAAAAAGATTTGCGATTTAGCGTTAGAAAATGCAAGAATAAATATAGAAAAATATATACAAAATGAAGATTATATAGTACTAAATGACATAAAAAAATACTTTAATTTACAAAATTATCCAAATAGTATAGAAATTTTTGACAACTCGCATTATCAAGGAGATGCTAGCGTTGGGGCTATGGTTGTATATAAAAATAATGGTTTTGAGAAAAAATCATATAGACATTATCACCTGTCCCATAAAAATGATTACGACCAAATGTTTCAAACACTCAGTAAAAGGGCTTTGTCTTTTGATAAAACTCCGCCTCCTGATCTTTGGCTTATAGATGGAGGAGATGCATTATTAAAACTTGCTAACACTATAGTAAAAAGCTCGGGAGCTAATATAGATATTTTAGCCATATCAAAAGAAAAAATTAACTCAAAAGCACACAGAGCAAAAGGAAATGCTAAAGATAAAATTTATTCTGATAATGGAATTTTTACATTCTCAAGTAACGACAAAAAATTACAATTTTTACAAAAATTACGTGATGAGGCGCACCGCTTTGCAATCAATTTTCATCAAAAAACAAAAAGAAAACAAAATTTATATAGTTCAAAGTTGTTACAACTTGGAATTTCTCAAGCAAATATTCAAAAACTTTTAAATTATTACGGAGATTTTAATAAAATTTCACAAGCACATTATGAAGAAATTAAATCCATATGCAATGCAAAAGTAGCAAAATTGATCAAAGAAAATTATGATATTTAA
- the guaA gene encoding glutamine-hydrolyzing GMP synthase, with translation MKKADILVLDFGSQYTQLIARRLREQGVYAEILPFNVSMEEIKAKEPKGIILSGGPASVYSNDAYFCDKDIFKLNLPILGICYGMQLMAHHFNANVAPAGHKEYGKATIDVQNDSILFKNLPKRQIVWMSHSDKVENLPEGFEAIATSENSPFCVFGDEKRKFYALQFHPEVQHSEFGKNILKNFAKYACNCDSVWNMGSFAKTQAQKIKEEVGNDKVLCAVSGGVDSSVVAALLASAIKDQVVVVFVDNGLLRSGEKEQVEYMFRHTLGINLISIDAKDLFLSRLQGIQDPEQKRKIIGNTFIEVFEDEAKKHSDVKYLAQGTLYTDIIESSVVGASKTIKSHHNVGGLPEKMNLKLIEPLKEIFKDEVRALGMELGLNKDIVYRHPFPGPGLAIRIMGEVNEADLELLRKADMILIEELKSSGWYDKTWQAFCVLLNVKSVGVMGDNRTYDNTVCVRVVNASDGMTATFSHLPYELLENISRRIINEVDGINRVVYDISSKPPATIEWE, from the coding sequence ATGAAAAAAGCAGATATTTTAGTTTTAGATTTTGGTTCTCAATATACTCAGTTAATTGCAAGAAGACTTAGGGAGCAAGGGGTATATGCTGAAATTTTACCTTTTAATGTTAGTATGGAAGAAATTAAAGCAAAAGAACCAAAAGGTATTATACTTAGCGGTGGTCCAGCGAGTGTTTATTCTAATGATGCTTATTTTTGTGATAAAGATATTTTTAAATTAAATTTACCCATTTTAGGAATTTGTTATGGTATGCAATTAATGGCGCATCATTTTAATGCCAATGTAGCTCCCGCAGGACATAAAGAATATGGTAAGGCTACTATTGATGTTCAAAATGACAGTATTTTGTTTAAAAATTTACCTAAAAGACAAATAGTTTGGATGAGTCATTCTGATAAAGTTGAAAATTTACCAGAAGGTTTTGAAGCGATTGCAACCAGTGAAAATAGTCCTTTTTGTGTGTTTGGTGATGAAAAACGTAAATTTTATGCTTTGCAATTTCACCCTGAGGTTCAACATAGTGAATTTGGAAAAAATATATTGAAAAATTTTGCTAAATACGCTTGCAACTGTGACAGTGTGTGGAATATGGGATCTTTTGCCAAAACTCAGGCACAAAAAATTAAAGAAGAAGTTGGTAATGATAAAGTATTGTGTGCAGTAAGTGGCGGTGTTGATAGTAGTGTGGTTGCTGCTTTGCTTGCTAGTGCTATTAAAGATCAAGTTGTGGTTGTTTTTGTAGATAATGGACTTTTAAGAAGCGGTGAAAAAGAGCAAGTAGAATATATGTTTAGACATACCTTAGGAATTAATTTAATAAGTATTGATGCAAAAGATTTATTTTTGAGTCGTTTGCAAGGAATTCAAGATCCAGAACAAAAAAGAAAAATAATCGGTAACACTTTTATAGAAGTTTTTGAAGATGAGGCAAAAAAACATAGTGATGTAAAATATCTTGCACAAGGAACTTTATATACTGATATCATAGAAAGTTCAGTTGTTGGTGCTAGTAAAACTATAAAATCACATCATAATGTCGGCGGATTGCCAGAAAAGATGAATTTGAAATTAATCGAACCTTTAAAAGAAATTTTCAAAGATGAAGTGAGAGCTTTAGGAATGGAGCTTGGTTTAAACAAAGATATAGTATATCGCCATCCTTTTCCTGGTCCAGGGCTAGCTATACGTATTATGGGGGAAGTTAATGAAGCTGATTTGGAGCTTTTAAGAAAAGCTGATATGATACTAATTGAAGAGTTAAAAAGTAGCGGATGGTATGATAAAACATGGCAGGCGTTTTGTGTGCTTTTAAATGTTAAAAGTGTGGGTGTTATGGGAGATAATAGAACTTATGATAATACAGTATGTGTACGAGTTGTTAATGCAAGTGATGGAATGACAGCGACTTTTTCTCATTTGCCTTATGAATTATTAGAAAATATTTCACGCCGTATTATTAATGAGGTTGATGGCATAAATCGCGTGGTGTATGATATATCAAGCAAGCCGCCTGCGACTATAGAGTGGGAATGA
- the dnaJ gene encoding molecular chaperone DnaJ, with protein MELNYYEILEISQNSDKETIKKAYRKMALKYHPDRNQGDKQAEEKFKLVNEAYEVLSNDEKRSVYDRYGKEGLRGSGGGGFGFEDIDLGDIFSSFFGEGFGFNNSRQKNKKENKFPSDLQVTTQISFKEAVFGCKKNINFTYKTFCKVCDGTGAQDKEETTCSHCHGRGQMGVKQGFMTFVQTCSHCQGTGKIIKNKCKTCHGNGYEEINDTIELDIPEGIDNGMSLRVQNKANQLPHSSQRGNLYIKIMVADDDKFIRDEDNIYTIVPVFFTQAALGKTIKVSTLRGEANLKLPIGAKDKQKFELANEGVKNIHTGKLGSQIIQIDIKFPKSLNEEQHKLLNELEKSFGLENEDSCIEQESLFDKIKSWFSH; from the coding sequence GTGGAACTTAATTATTATGAAATTTTAGAAATTTCTCAAAATTCTGACAAGGAAACCATTAAAAAAGCTTATAGAAAAATGGCTCTTAAGTATCATCCTGATAGAAATCAAGGCGATAAACAAGCAGAAGAAAAATTTAAATTAGTGAATGAGGCATACGAAGTTTTAAGTAACGATGAAAAAAGAAGCGTATATGATAGATATGGCAAAGAAGGGTTAAGAGGATCTGGAGGCGGTGGATTCGGATTTGAAGATATTGATTTAGGCGATATCTTTTCAAGCTTTTTTGGAGAAGGTTTTGGATTTAATAATTCAAGACAAAAAAACAAAAAAGAAAATAAATTTCCAAGTGACTTACAAGTAACAACACAAATTAGTTTTAAAGAGGCCGTTTTTGGTTGTAAAAAAAATATAAATTTTACATACAAAACTTTTTGTAAAGTATGCGATGGAACAGGTGCTCAAGATAAAGAAGAAACCACGTGCTCTCATTGTCACGGTAGAGGACAAATGGGTGTAAAACAAGGATTTATGACTTTTGTACAAACTTGCTCTCATTGTCAAGGGACTGGGAAAATCATAAAGAATAAATGCAAAACTTGTCATGGTAATGGTTATGAAGAAATTAACGATACTATTGAGCTTGATATCCCAGAAGGTATAGATAATGGCATGAGTCTTAGAGTACAAAATAAAGCAAATCAACTACCACATAGCTCTCAAAGAGGAAATCTATATATCAAAATTATGGTAGCAGATGATGATAAATTTATTAGAGATGAAGATAATATTTACACTATTGTTCCTGTATTTTTTACTCAGGCAGCACTTGGAAAAACTATCAAAGTCTCCACATTAAGAGGTGAAGCGAATTTAAAACTTCCAATAGGCGCAAAAGATAAACAAAAATTCGAACTCGCAAACGAAGGAGTAAAAAATATTCATACTGGGAAACTTGGTTCACAAATAATTCAAATTGATATCAAATTTCCAAAAAGTCTTAATGAGGAACAACACAAGTTACTAAACGAACTTGAAAAGAGTTTTGGTTTAGAAAATGAAGACTCTTGCATAGAACAAGAAAGTTTATTTGATAAAATAAAATCTTGGTTTAGTCATTAA
- the recR gene encoding recombination mediator RecR: MKTVEKFNELVKSFASLPTIGKKTALRLAYHVCIKDPLLGTKLAYNIEESIRVTRKCSFCGALSENEICDICADNNRNKEIICVVQSPKDVLILEDSGSFDGYYFVLEDTSEEYIIRLKSMVLKYNTNELFFAFTQGLNSDAIVFFIEEKLKDLNLKLTHIAQGIPSGVSLENVDFISLHKAINHRIKLD, encoded by the coding sequence TTGAAGACAGTTGAGAAGTTTAATGAATTGGTTAAATCTTTTGCTTCTTTACCAACTATAGGAAAAAAAACAGCACTCCGTCTTGCTTATCACGTTTGTATTAAAGATCCATTACTTGGAACTAAATTGGCTTATAATATCGAAGAATCAATTAGAGTTACCAGAAAATGCTCATTTTGTGGTGCTTTAAGCGAGAATGAAATATGTGACATTTGTGCTGATAATAATAGAAATAAAGAGATTATTTGTGTTGTTCAAAGTCCTAAAGATGTATTAATACTAGAAGATAGTGGTAGTTTTGATGGTTACTATTTTGTATTGGAAGATACTAGTGAAGAGTATATTATCAGATTGAAATCTATGGTTTTAAAATATAATACCAATGAATTGTTTTTTGCCTTTACTCAAGGACTTAACTCTGATGCTATAGTTTTTTTTATAGAGGAAAAATTAAAAGATTTAAATTTGAAATTAACACATATTGCACAAGGAATTCCAAGCGGAGTTAGTTTAGAAAATGTTGATTTTATATCGCTACATAAAGCCATTAATCACAGAATTAAATTGGATTGA
- a CDS encoding response regulator transcription factor, whose translation MINVLMIEDDPDFAEFLAEYLAQFNIKVTNYEDPYLGMSAGIKNYDCLILDLTLPGLDGLEVCREIREKYSIPIIISSARSDLSDKIVGLQIGADDYLPKPYDPKEMHARIMSLIRRSKRTNETPEKIINSAFKIDEKRHEISYNDEVLILTPAEYEILSYMIRQHGFSVSREQLVYHCKSLKDKDSKSLDVIIGRLRTKIGDNSKSPKHIFSVRGIGYKLIG comes from the coding sequence ATGATTAATGTTTTAATGATTGAAGATGATCCAGATTTTGCAGAATTTTTAGCTGAATATTTAGCTCAATTTAATATCAAAGTTACTAATTATGAAGATCCATATTTAGGTATGAGTGCAGGAATAAAAAACTATGATTGTTTAATACTTGATTTGACACTTCCAGGTCTTGATGGTCTTGAAGTTTGTAGAGAAATTAGAGAAAAATATAGCATTCCTATTATTATTTCATCAGCAAGAAGTGATTTAAGTGATAAAATAGTAGGTCTTCAAATTGGTGCTGATGATTATTTGCCAAAACCTTATGATCCTAAAGAGATGCATGCGAGAATTATGAGTTTAATCCGTCGCTCAAAGCGCACTAATGAAACTCCAGAAAAAATTATTAATTCAGCTTTTAAGATTGACGAAAAAAGACATGAAATTAGTTATAACGATGAAGTATTAATATTAACTCCAGCAGAATATGAAATTTTAAGTTATATGATTAGACAACATGGTTTTTCAGTAAGTAGGGAGCAATTGGTGTATCATTGTAAAAGTTTAAAAGACAAAGATTCTAAGAGTTTAGATGTTATTATAGGAAGACTTAGAACTAAAATTGGTGATAATTCTAAATCTCCAAAGCATATTTTTTCAGTTAGAGGCATAGGATATAAGCTTATAGGATGA